A single window of Granulibacter bethesdensis DNA harbors:
- a CDS encoding folate-binding protein YgfZ, whose protein sequence is MTQENACSALLPHRAVLAVTGEDRVTFLQGLVSNDVTLTAPGQAIWAAMLTPQGKWIADFFIFSDGQRLLLDVEAIQAAMLVQKLSRFRLRARVAISAESDLHVHAGWGSAPIPAGSVCVAPDPRLPDAGWRALAGAGILPEGDAAAYDAHRLSLGLPDGSADLEADKTVLLEAGFDELNGISWTKGCYMGQELTARTRYRGLLKRRLVPVTGHAPLPPRETPLMQDGKEVGTMRSSRGNTGLAILRLEALHAPVQAGEQSLTPTPAPWMRLAQPD, encoded by the coding sequence ATGACACAGGAAAACGCCTGCTCCGCCCTGCTGCCCCATCGCGCCGTTCTGGCCGTGACCGGGGAAGATCGTGTGACATTCCTTCAGGGACTGGTCTCGAACGATGTGACTCTGACCGCGCCCGGACAGGCCATCTGGGCGGCCATGCTGACGCCGCAGGGCAAATGGATCGCCGATTTCTTCATCTTCTCCGATGGACAACGCCTGTTGCTGGATGTCGAGGCCATACAGGCTGCCATGTTGGTGCAGAAGCTCAGCCGGTTCCGTCTACGGGCACGGGTGGCGATCAGTGCAGAATCTGATCTGCACGTTCATGCCGGATGGGGCAGCGCACCCATCCCTGCCGGTTCCGTCTGCGTCGCCCCTGACCCGAGGCTGCCTGATGCTGGCTGGCGTGCCCTGGCCGGGGCCGGAATTCTGCCGGAGGGGGATGCCGCCGCCTATGACGCGCATCGTCTGTCACTGGGCCTGCCGGATGGCAGCGCCGATCTGGAAGCAGATAAAACCGTGCTGCTGGAAGCCGGGTTTGATGAGCTGAACGGCATTTCCTGGACCAAAGGCTGCTATATGGGACAGGAACTGACGGCCCGCACCCGCTATCGCGGCCTGCTGAAACGCAGGCTGGTGCCCGTCACGGGCCATGCCCCTCTGCCCCCCCGAGAAACCCCGCTGATGCAGGATGGCAAGGAGGTCGGGACGATGCGATCCTCCCGCGGGAATACCGGCCTGGCGATCCTGCGGCTCGAAGCGCTGCATGCGCCCGTTCAGGCTGGGGAGCAGAGTCTGACCCCCACCCCCGCGCCCTGGATGAGACTGGCTCAGCCGGACTGA
- a CDS encoding ABC transporter ATP-binding protein yields MRPSHDPRPGTAAQTLLEIADLSVRFAAREVVKRVSFSVRRGETLALVGESGSGKSLTALSILQLLPDGAQCSGRIALDGVPMIGAAPAVLRQMRGGVAGMIFQEPMTSLNPLHRIGRQVGEALALHGRKPDKAAVAYLLRQAGFADAETRLHAFPHQLSGGQRQRVMIAMALANDPALLIADEPTTALDVTIQAQILDLLAEQKRARQLGLLLITHDLTVVRRHADRVCVMRHGEIVEQGAVKDVFSAPAHPYTRMLLDAEPSGTASPLPGSPPELASARNLKVYFPIRGGLLRRVTGHVRAVDDVTLTVREGETLGLVGESGSGKSTIGQALLRLQPSEGVIRFAGRDLQGLGERSLRPLRRDMQIVFQDPFGSLSPRMSVREIIGEGLAVHEPHQKRTEREARVARALEEVGLPQDAAERYPHEFSGGQRQRIAIARALVLQPRFIVLDEPTSALDMSVQAQIVTLLRGLQARYGMGYLFISHDLRVVRALAHRVAVLRRGAVVEEGETAAIFERPADPYTRSLIAAAFQVQSG; encoded by the coding sequence ATGAGACCGTCACACGATCCGCGTCCTGGTACCGCCGCACAGACCCTGCTGGAGATTGCCGATCTGTCGGTGCGGTTTGCGGCAAGGGAGGTGGTCAAGCGCGTCTCTTTTTCTGTCCGGCGTGGCGAGACGCTGGCGCTGGTAGGAGAGTCCGGCTCCGGCAAGTCGCTGACCGCATTGTCGATTCTGCAACTTCTGCCGGATGGGGCGCAGTGCTCCGGCCGGATCGCGCTGGATGGCGTGCCGATGATCGGAGCCGCCCCGGCAGTATTGCGGCAGATGCGCGGTGGCGTGGCCGGGATGATCTTTCAGGAGCCGATGACGAGCCTGAACCCGCTTCACCGGATCGGGCGACAAGTGGGCGAGGCTCTGGCGCTGCATGGCCGCAAGCCGGATAAGGCGGCGGTCGCATATCTGCTGCGTCAGGCTGGTTTCGCGGATGCGGAAACGCGCCTGCATGCTTTTCCGCATCAGCTTTCAGGGGGGCAACGCCAGCGTGTCATGATTGCGATGGCGCTGGCCAACGATCCGGCTCTGCTGATTGCCGATGAGCCGACCACCGCGCTGGATGTCACGATTCAGGCCCAGATCCTCGACCTGCTGGCGGAGCAGAAACGAGCCCGTCAGCTGGGCCTGCTGCTGATCACCCATGACCTCACCGTTGTGCGCCGCCACGCCGACCGTGTCTGTGTCATGCGGCATGGAGAGATCGTCGAGCAGGGAGCGGTGAAGGATGTATTCTCCGCCCCTGCGCATCCCTACACCAGGATGCTGCTGGATGCGGAGCCATCGGGGACGGCCTCTCCCTTGCCGGGATCACCGCCGGAACTGGCATCGGCGCGCAATCTGAAAGTGTATTTTCCGATCCGTGGCGGTCTGTTGCGGCGTGTGACCGGGCATGTCAGGGCGGTAGATGACGTGACACTGACGGTGCGGGAAGGTGAAACGCTGGGGCTGGTCGGAGAATCCGGGTCGGGCAAATCGACCATTGGCCAGGCTCTGCTGCGCCTGCAACCTTCGGAAGGGGTGATCCGCTTTGCCGGGCGTGATTTGCAGGGGTTGGGCGAACGCAGCCTGCGCCCGTTGCGGCGCGATATGCAGATTGTGTTTCAGGATCCGTTCGGCAGCCTCTCCCCCCGGATGAGTGTGCGGGAGATCATCGGTGAAGGTCTGGCTGTGCATGAACCCCATCAGAAACGCACAGAGCGGGAAGCACGGGTTGCGCGGGCGCTGGAAGAGGTCGGCCTGCCGCAAGACGCGGCGGAACGCTATCCGCATGAATTCAGTGGCGGCCAGCGCCAGCGTATCGCCATTGCCCGTGCGTTGGTGTTGCAGCCGCGCTTCATCGTGCTGGATGAGCCGACCAGTGCTCTGGATATGTCCGTGCAGGCGCAGATCGTCACCCTACTGCGTGGATTACAGGCTCGCTACGGCATGGGATATCTGTTTATCAGCCATGATTTGCGTGTTGTGCGCGCCCTTGCGCATCGGGTTGCGGTTCTGAGACGCGGAGCCGTGGTGGAGGAAGGGGAAACGGCGGCGATTTTCGAGCGTCCCGCCGATCCTTACACGCGCAGCCTGATTGCGGCGGCTTTTCAGGTTCAGTCCGGCTGA
- a CDS encoding ABC transporter permease: protein MTQAQRRWMAFRANRRGYWSTWIFAVLFTICLFAEFVANDRPLLLRFDGRWYVPVLQNLNEDTFGSDFLPTEADYTDPEVMRAINAKGWAIWPLIPFRYDTTIKDLKTSAPTPPDRRNWLGTDDRARDVLANVIYGFRLSVLFGFALTAVSSFVGIAAGAVQGYYGGLVDLTFQRFIEIWSGMPQLYLLIILGSIIEPGFWILLLFLLLFSWMALTGVVRAEFLRGRALDYVRAARALGVSDAWIMARHILPNAMVAVLTFLPFTLSGSVTVLASLDFLGFGMPPGSPSLGELVLQGKNNVSAPWLGLTAFFVLGTILTLLVFMGEAVRDAFDPRKHIGALPAPPLSASRMEEAARMEETE from the coding sequence ATGACGCAGGCGCAGCGCCGCTGGATGGCGTTTCGTGCCAACCGGCGGGGGTACTGGTCGACATGGATTTTTGCCGTCCTGTTCACGATCTGCCTGTTCGCCGAGTTCGTCGCCAATGATCGCCCCTTGCTGCTGCGTTTCGACGGGCGTTGGTATGTGCCGGTGTTGCAAAATCTGAATGAGGACACCTTCGGGTCCGATTTTCTGCCGACCGAAGCCGATTACACCGATCCGGAGGTCATGCGGGCCATCAATGCAAAAGGCTGGGCCATCTGGCCGCTGATTCCGTTTCGATATGATACCACGATCAAGGATCTGAAGACCTCTGCGCCGACCCCACCGGATCGCCGTAACTGGCTGGGCACCGATGATCGTGCGCGGGATGTGCTGGCGAACGTGATTTACGGGTTTCGTCTGTCGGTTCTGTTCGGCTTTGCTCTGACGGCGGTTTCCAGTTTTGTCGGCATCGCGGCAGGCGCCGTGCAGGGATATTATGGCGGTCTGGTCGATCTGACATTTCAGCGTTTCATCGAAATCTGGTCGGGGATGCCGCAGCTTTATCTGCTGATCATTCTGGGCAGCATCATCGAGCCGGGTTTCTGGATATTGCTGTTGTTCCTTTTGCTGTTCAGCTGGATGGCACTGACCGGTGTGGTGCGGGCGGAGTTCCTGCGCGGACGGGCGCTGGATTATGTGCGCGCCGCGCGGGCGCTGGGTGTGTCCGATGCGTGGATCATGGCGCGCCATATCCTGCCCAATGCGATGGTGGCCGTGCTGACCTTTCTGCCTTTCACGCTGTCCGGCTCCGTCACGGTGTTGGCCAGTCTGGATTTTCTGGGGTTCGGCATGCCGCCAGGGTCGCCCTCGCTGGGGGAGCTGGTGTTGCAGGGTAAAAACAATGTCAGCGCGCCCTGGCTTGGTCTGACGGCGTTTTTCGTGCTTGGCACGATCCTGACCCTGCTTGTGTTCATGGGTGAGGCGGTGCGGGATGCTTTTGATCCGCGCAAGCATATCGGTGCCTTGCCGGCGCCTCCCTTATCCGCATCCCGCATGGAGGAGGCGGCCCGCATGGAGGAGACGGAATGA
- a CDS encoding microcin C ABC transporter permease YejB has protein sequence MTGYILRRLLLVLPTLFGIIAINFAVVQFAPGGPVEQVIAELKGHAGGGAMGRLTGGGAEVAQSTSLAGRYRGDAGLDPHLLQDIKGMFGFDKPPLTRFWLMLKGYLQFDFGQSFFRGQSVLHLVMTRLPVSISLGLWSTLLVYLVSIPLGIAKATREGTRFDVVTSMVVLIGYAIPGFLFAVLLAVLFAGGSFVQWFPLRGLTSEGAENWSFVSRVLDYGWHMVLPTIALVVGGFASLTLLTRNCFIEEIRKQYVLTARAKGASENRVLYGHVFRNAMLLIVSGFPAAFVSILFSSALLIEIVFSLDGLGLLGFDAAIRRDYPVMFGTLYIFTLIGLLMQIVGDLMYTAVDPRIDFEGRS, from the coding sequence ATGACCGGCTATATCCTGCGGCGTCTGTTGCTGGTTCTGCCGACGCTGTTCGGTATTATCGCCATCAATTTCGCCGTCGTGCAGTTCGCGCCTGGCGGACCGGTGGAACAGGTGATCGCCGAACTGAAAGGCCATGCTGGTGGTGGCGCGATGGGCCGGCTGACCGGCGGTGGTGCGGAGGTTGCACAATCAACAAGCCTTGCCGGCCGTTATCGCGGCGATGCCGGGCTTGATCCACATTTGTTGCAGGATATCAAAGGCATGTTCGGTTTCGACAAACCGCCTTTGACGCGCTTCTGGCTGATGCTGAAAGGCTATCTGCAATTCGATTTCGGGCAGAGTTTTTTCCGTGGGCAGAGCGTGCTGCATCTGGTGATGACACGTTTGCCGGTCAGTATCTCGCTTGGGTTATGGTCCACATTGCTGGTCTATCTGGTGTCGATCCCGCTCGGGATCGCCAAGGCCACGCGTGAGGGAACCCGTTTCGACGTGGTAACCTCCATGGTTGTGCTGATCGGATACGCAATTCCCGGTTTTCTGTTTGCCGTGTTGCTGGCGGTGCTGTTTGCAGGCGGCTCGTTCGTGCAGTGGTTTCCGCTGCGTGGTCTCACCAGTGAAGGGGCGGAAAACTGGAGTTTTGTCAGCCGTGTGCTCGATTATGGCTGGCATATGGTTTTACCGACAATCGCGCTGGTGGTGGGCGGTTTTGCCAGCTTGACCCTGCTGACGCGGAACTGCTTTATCGAGGAAATCAGGAAACAGTATGTCCTGACCGCCCGCGCAAAGGGGGCCAGTGAAAATCGCGTCTTGTACGGACATGTTTTTCGGAATGCGATGCTGCTGATTGTCTCCGGTTTTCCAGCGGCGTTTGTGAGCATCCTGTTTTCCTCCGCCTTGCTGATCGAGATCGTGTTCTCGCTGGACGGGCTGGGCCTGCTCGGCTTCGATGCGGCTATCCGCCGTGATTATCCGGTGATGTTCGGGACGCTGTATATCTTCACGCTGATCGGGTTGCTGATGCAGATTGTGGGCGACCTGATGTACACCGCGGTCGATCCTCGCATCGATTTCGAGGGCCGTTCCTGA
- a CDS encoding extracellular solute-binding protein: protein MRRRSLLTTGLTTGLTAGAISPALFLMPGTMRRAGAQFLRDLPPGVVRTHAVTTVGAPQLPADFKNFPYANPDAPKGGEIVQAETGSFDSLNPFILRGVAGPVGAVWDTLLVSTADEPETGYAHLAQVIEIAADRRSVAFELRPEARFHDGHKLTAEDVAWTFETLMKHGRPQQRAYYADVEKAEAQGPHRVVFHFRTDQNRELPLIIGQLSVLPKHWWEKRDFTQPLTEPPLGSGPYQVGKVDFGRSLTMERVKDWWAANLPTGRGLYNFDRMRTEFFRDPTIAFEAFKAGQVDIRVENIARQWATGYDFPAVKEGRIKREQLPWNLPFGMVGFGMNTRLSKFSDPRVREAIVCAFDFEWANKNLFYGRYQRLKSYYTFTECASSGLPSKEELALLEPFRTQLPPRLFTEPYTLPVTDGSGNNRDVLRHCLTLLKEAGWTVKEGKLVDASGQQLSFEILLDNPPFERVLLPYTQSLAKLGIDARIRSVDPAQAQHLQEEFNFDMALMQFPESDSPGNEQIGFWSSASAKEKGSNNLMGVSSPVVDALVAKVITAPDRASQVTACRALDRVLLWGWYIMPNWTAATMNVAYWNRFAHVDKPVRSGFALDSWWAVSPTKG, encoded by the coding sequence ATGCGCCGCCGCAGTTTATTGACCACTGGCCTGACCACTGGCCTGACTGCCGGAGCCATCTCTCCGGCCCTGTTTCTGATGCCCGGCACCATGCGCCGGGCGGGGGCGCAGTTTCTGCGCGACCTGCCGCCGGGCGTGGTGCGCACTCATGCCGTGACCACGGTAGGAGCGCCGCAACTGCCGGCGGATTTCAAAAATTTCCCCTATGCCAATCCCGATGCTCCCAAGGGCGGGGAGATTGTGCAGGCGGAAACAGGCAGTTTCGACAGTCTCAATCCGTTCATCCTGCGCGGCGTTGCCGGGCCGGTCGGTGCGGTGTGGGATACGTTGCTGGTCAGCACGGCGGACGAGCCTGAAACCGGCTATGCCCACCTCGCACAGGTGATCGAGATCGCGGCGGATCGTCGCTCGGTCGCGTTCGAGCTGAGGCCGGAGGCGCGTTTCCATGACGGACATAAGCTGACAGCGGAAGACGTGGCCTGGACGTTTGAGACGCTGATGAAGCATGGGCGTCCGCAACAGCGTGCCTACTATGCCGATGTCGAGAAAGCGGAAGCACAGGGTCCCCACCGTGTGGTGTTTCATTTCCGCACGGATCAGAATCGCGAGTTGCCGCTGATCATCGGACAGCTTTCGGTATTGCCGAAACATTGGTGGGAAAAGCGCGACTTTACCCAACCCCTGACGGAGCCGCCGCTCGGCTCCGGACCGTATCAGGTCGGGAAAGTGGATTTCGGCCGCAGCCTGACGATGGAGCGGGTGAAGGACTGGTGGGCCGCCAACCTGCCGACAGGGCGGGGACTTTATAATTTCGACCGTATGCGCACGGAATTTTTCCGTGATCCGACTATTGCGTTCGAGGCATTCAAGGCCGGACAGGTAGATATCAGGGTCGAGAATATCGCCCGCCAATGGGCTACCGGCTATGATTTTCCGGCGGTGAAGGAAGGTCGGATCAAGCGGGAACAACTGCCCTGGAACCTGCCATTCGGCATGGTCGGGTTCGGGATGAATACGCGCCTGAGCAAGTTCAGTGACCCGCGTGTCCGCGAGGCCATCGTCTGTGCCTTCGATTTCGAGTGGGCGAACAAAAATCTGTTTTATGGCCGTTATCAGCGGCTGAAATCCTATTACACTTTCACGGAATGTGCGTCCTCCGGACTGCCGTCGAAGGAGGAGCTGGCTCTGCTGGAACCGTTCCGGACTCAGCTTCCGCCGCGTCTGTTCACAGAGCCATATACGCTTCCGGTCACGGATGGCTCCGGCAATAATCGTGATGTCCTGCGCCACTGCCTTACCTTGTTGAAAGAGGCTGGATGGACGGTCAAGGAAGGCAAGCTGGTCGATGCCAGCGGGCAGCAATTGTCTTTCGAGATTCTGCTGGATAATCCGCCTTTCGAGCGGGTACTGCTGCCGTATACGCAGTCTCTCGCCAAACTCGGGATCGACGCGCGTATTCGCAGTGTGGACCCGGCGCAGGCGCAGCATTTGCAGGAAGAGTTCAACTTCGACATGGCGTTGATGCAGTTCCCTGAATCCGACAGTCCAGGCAACGAGCAGATCGGTTTCTGGAGCAGTGCCAGTGCGAAGGAAAAGGGCAGCAACAATCTGATGGGTGTCTCCAGCCCGGTGGTGGATGCGCTGGTCGCCAAAGTCATCACCGCCCCGGATCGTGCCAGCCAGGTTACGGCCTGCCGTGCGTTGGATCGGGTGTTGCTGTGGGGTTGGTATATCATGCCGAATTGGACGGCGGCGACCATGAACGTCGCATACTGGAACCGCTTCGCGCATGTCGACAAACCGGTGCGCAGTGGATTTGCGCTGGATTCATGGTGGGCTGTGTCCCCCACAAAAGGCTGA
- a CDS encoding inositol monophosphatase family protein, with product MSSPLDRSLRDRLIAVAEGAADKAASVIRPLFRTRLDAALKTDQSPVTIADRKAEEVMRRLITDAFPDHGILGEEYGLERAEADFRWVLDPIDGTRAFITGRPTFGTLIGLMWRGEPVLGLIDQPVTGERWVGERALTSEDVVHPTCFTGPFGGQVGIRPCARLEDAELSATSPEMFGDDLPRWQSFARHARRVSWGGDCYAYGLLALGQIDIVAEADLKIWDWAALLPVVEGAGGRMTCWSGEPLSEHGSGRTLAVGDPALLPQAVATLSESSSGMRTK from the coding sequence ATGAGTTCTCCCCTCGACCGTTCTCTGCGTGACCGTCTGATTGCCGTTGCCGAGGGTGCCGCCGATAAAGCGGCCTCCGTGATCAGGCCGCTGTTTCGTACCCGGCTGGATGCTGCGCTGAAAACCGACCAGTCCCCGGTCACCATCGCCGACCGCAAGGCGGAGGAGGTGATGCGGCGGCTGATTACCGATGCTTTTCCCGATCACGGCATTCTGGGCGAGGAATACGGGCTGGAACGTGCAGAGGCCGATTTCCGCTGGGTGCTTGATCCCATCGACGGCACCCGCGCCTTTATCACCGGTCGCCCGACTTTCGGCACGCTGATCGGGCTGATGTGGCGCGGCGAACCCGTGCTGGGCCTGATTGACCAGCCTGTTACCGGAGAACGCTGGGTCGGCGAACGCGCCCTGACCTCGGAGGATGTCGTGCATCCCACATGTTTTACCGGTCCTTTCGGGGGGCAAGTCGGCATCAGACCCTGCGCCCGGCTGGAAGATGCGGAGCTTTCCGCCACCAGCCCGGAGATGTTCGGCGATGACCTGCCCCGCTGGCAATCTTTCGCCCGCCATGCCCGCCGGGTGAGCTGGGGCGGCGATTGTTATGCGTATGGGCTGCTGGCACTGGGGCAGATCGACATCGTGGCCGAGGCGGATCTGAAAATCTGGGACTGGGCTGCCCTGTTGCCGGTGGTGGAGGGGGCGGGCGGACGCATGACATGCTGGTCCGGCGAACCTCTCTCCGAGCACGGCTCGGGCCGTACGCTGGCGGTGGGCGATCCGGCTCTGCTGCCGCAGGCCGTTGCCACTCTGTCCGAATCTTCTTCCGGCATGCGTACGAAATAA
- a CDS encoding cytochrome c family protein: MIWAVAFGVAALGLAGWRLLPGMWGDETPVPVPSIALLMASADPAKGEVAAERHCHRCHALTGSPDARTVAPPLRGVTGRERASVPGFHYSHALKEMHGQWDTDSLNAWLFRPSAFAPGTRMSFAGVKDDRERADIIAYLRVISGLPPASARQSGQP; this comes from the coding sequence ATGATCTGGGCAGTGGCGTTCGGCGTGGCGGCGCTTGGGCTCGCCGGATGGCGGTTGTTGCCGGGCATGTGGGGGGATGAAACCCCGGTTCCGGTGCCCTCGATCGCCTTGCTGATGGCCAGCGCTGATCCGGCGAAGGGCGAGGTGGCCGCCGAACGGCATTGTCACCGTTGCCACGCTTTGACAGGATCGCCCGATGCCCGCACCGTGGCGCCGCCCTTGCGCGGCGTGACAGGGCGGGAACGTGCGTCGGTTCCCGGTTTTCACTATTCCCATGCCTTGAAAGAGATGCACGGACAATGGGATACGGACTCCCTCAATGCTTGGCTTTTCCGGCCGTCCGCTTTTGCTCCCGGCACCCGAATGTCTTTTGCCGGGGTCAAGGATGATCGGGAAAGAGCTGACATCATAGCCTATCTGCGCGTCATTTCCGGCCTGCCACCGGCTTCCGCACGGCAGTCCGGGCAACCGTGA
- a CDS encoding 3-deoxy-manno-octulosonate cytidylyltransferase: MTPLIVIPSRMGSSRLPGKPLADLNGRPMILHVLDRAMEAGIGPVAVACAEEEIAAVVRAAGGTAIMTDPDLPAGTDRVHAALGALDPEMRYNAVVNLQGDLPTIPPDMISAVLKPLRSPTFDIATLVAEITTEEERTSPAVVKAVCAFPDPSGTVAPALYFSRAAVPSGPGPLWHHIGIYAYRRTALDRFVCLPESPLEKREKLEQLRALEAGMRIGCARVAHAPFGVDTPDDLERARAVLRNWSSSVTEPSA; this comes from the coding sequence ATGACCCCTCTCATCGTCATTCCCAGCCGCATGGGATCGAGCCGCCTGCCCGGCAAACCTCTCGCCGATCTCAACGGGCGCCCGATGATCCTGCATGTGCTGGACCGGGCGATGGAGGCCGGAATCGGGCCGGTGGCCGTCGCCTGCGCAGAGGAAGAAATTGCCGCCGTCGTGCGTGCCGCAGGTGGAACCGCCATCATGACCGATCCGGACCTGCCCGCCGGGACCGACCGTGTGCATGCCGCACTGGGCGCGCTCGATCCGGAGATGCGATATAATGCGGTGGTCAATCTTCAGGGCGATCTGCCCACCATCCCGCCGGATATGATCAGCGCCGTGCTGAAGCCTCTGCGCAGCCCGACTTTTGACATCGCCACGCTGGTGGCGGAAATCACCACTGAGGAAGAGCGGACCTCCCCCGCCGTGGTCAAGGCCGTCTGCGCTTTTCCTGATCCGTCCGGCACCGTCGCTCCGGCGCTGTATTTCTCCCGTGCGGCGGTACCATCAGGGCCGGGGCCACTCTGGCATCATATCGGCATTTATGCCTATCGGCGTACCGCGCTGGACCGGTTTGTCTGCCTGCCTGAAAGCCCGCTGGAAAAACGCGAGAAGCTGGAACAGCTGCGTGCGCTGGAGGCCGGCATGCGAATTGGCTGCGCCCGCGTCGCGCACGCGCCCTTTGGCGTCGATACGCCGGACGATCTGGAACGCGCCCGCGCAGTGCTCCGTAACTGGTCATCCTCCGTCACGGAGCCTTCGGCATGA
- a CDS encoding prephenate dehydratase: protein MNPFPPAPPPASYRGPIAFQGQPGAYSDLACRAAYPHLKTLPCPTFEAVIEAVREGQADLAMLPCENTLAGRVPDIHSLLPASGLFIVGEHFQRVEHALLAPHGATLETLKRARSHAVALGQVRNILRDLGLEAVVEADTAGAAKLVAELGGTEDAAIASPLAAEIYGLNILRRNVEDAAHNTTRFYVVSTAAAPPEPERADTMTTFVFRVRNIPAALYKALGGFATNGINLIKLESYMLDGAFTATQFLCDVIGHPEQPPLRRALEELRFFSREVKILGVYPSAPQRGITEPAE, encoded by the coding sequence ATGAATCCTTTCCCCCCTGCACCACCCCCCGCGTCCTATCGCGGTCCAATCGCGTTTCAAGGGCAACCGGGCGCCTATTCCGACCTCGCCTGCCGTGCCGCCTATCCGCATCTGAAAACCCTGCCCTGCCCGACTTTCGAAGCCGTCATCGAGGCCGTACGCGAAGGACAGGCCGATCTGGCCATGCTGCCTTGCGAGAACACATTGGCCGGGCGGGTGCCGGATATTCACTCCCTATTGCCTGCCAGCGGGCTGTTCATCGTCGGCGAGCATTTCCAGCGCGTGGAGCATGCCCTGCTGGCCCCGCATGGCGCGACGCTGGAAACGCTGAAGCGAGCCCGATCCCACGCCGTAGCACTGGGTCAGGTCCGTAACATCCTGCGCGATCTGGGGCTTGAAGCCGTCGTGGAAGCCGATACCGCAGGCGCTGCAAAGCTGGTTGCCGAACTGGGGGGTACCGAGGATGCCGCCATCGCCTCCCCCCTCGCCGCCGAAATTTACGGCCTGAATATCCTGCGCCGGAATGTCGAGGATGCAGCCCATAATACCACCCGCTTTTACGTCGTCTCCACCGCCGCCGCTCCGCCCGAGCCGGAACGCGCCGATACAATGACCACCTTTGTCTTTCGCGTGCGCAACATCCCGGCCGCGCTCTACAAGGCACTGGGAGGGTTCGCTACCAACGGCATCAATCTGATCAAGCTGGAAAGCTATATGCTGGACGGTGCCTTCACCGCCACACAGTTCCTGTGCGACGTGATCGGTCATCCCGAACAGCCGCCGCTCCGCCGGGCGCTTGAAGAACTTCGTTTTTTCAGCCGGGAAGTGAAAATCCTCGGCGTCTATCCCTCCGCCCCCCAGCGCGGGATCACTGAACCAGCCGAGTAG
- a CDS encoding alpha/beta fold hydrolase — MAERPHHGKAKVKAEPSPLLEQAVWTEALQRDAALIAGVAAYRRHPYYRHAPPRQVVWREGGSTVLRHPAPGSGHLPPVLLVPSLINRGYVLDLAPGYSLMDRLAQAGYRVFLLEWGGPGGTEQHFGLTDYIAGRLDRAVQAITDLTDQTLVMAGYCMGGLLALAASLRRPEAVRALALLATPWDFHAAGPEHQRLSAALQPVLGGVLKQYGCLPVDILQIMFALIEPFAVADKYRAFGRLPQDHPRADHFVALEDWLNDGISLAAPVAQEVVNGWYCDNLPAQGGWRVDGHIVDPAALHCPAFVAVPSRDRIVPPASALKLAQLIPGALLHRMEAGHIGMTAGRSAESVLWQPLLRWLGTV, encoded by the coding sequence GTGGCAGAAAGGCCTCATCACGGGAAAGCGAAGGTAAAAGCTGAACCCTCCCCGCTGTTGGAGCAGGCGGTCTGGACCGAAGCCCTTCAGCGTGATGCGGCCCTGATTGCGGGCGTGGCGGCATATCGCCGTCATCCTTATTATCGCCATGCTCCGCCGCGGCAGGTGGTCTGGCGGGAGGGGGGAAGCACGGTTCTGCGGCACCCTGCGCCGGGTTCCGGCCATTTACCACCTGTTTTGCTGGTCCCCAGCTTGATCAATCGCGGCTATGTACTCGATCTGGCACCGGGTTATTCCCTGATGGATCGGCTGGCTCAGGCCGGGTATCGCGTTTTTCTGCTGGAATGGGGCGGCCCGGGGGGAACTGAACAGCATTTCGGTCTGACCGACTATATTGCGGGCCGTCTGGATCGCGCCGTGCAGGCTATTACCGATCTCACCGATCAGACTCTGGTCATGGCTGGATATTGTATGGGGGGCCTGTTGGCTCTCGCCGCGTCTCTGCGCCGTCCGGAGGCGGTGCGGGCGCTTGCCCTGTTGGCCACTCCTTGGGATTTCCATGCGGCCGGGCCGGAGCACCAGCGTCTGAGTGCTGCGTTGCAGCCGGTTCTGGGCGGGGTGTTGAAACAGTACGGCTGCCTGCCGGTGGATATTCTCCAGATTATGTTTGCGTTGATTGAGCCGTTTGCGGTTGCGGATAAATACCGTGCTTTTGGTCGCCTGCCGCAGGACCATCCGCGTGCCGACCATTTCGTGGCGCTGGAGGACTGGCTCAATGACGGGATCTCCCTCGCGGCTCCGGTGGCTCAGGAGGTGGTGAATGGCTGGTATTGCGACAATCTGCCGGCACAAGGCGGGTGGAGAGTGGATGGGCATATCGTTGATCCCGCCGCATTGCACTGCCCGGCTTTTGTGGCCGTTCCGTCGCGGGACCGGATCGTGCCGCCCGCCAGCGCGCTGAAGCTGGCACAGCTCATCCCTGGTGCGTTGCTGCACCGGATGGAGGCAGGCCATATTGGCATGACGGCGGGCCGCTCGGCAGAGTCTGTGCTGTGGCAGCCTTTGCTGCGTTGGCTGGGAACTGTCTGA